A genome region from Vibrio tapetis subsp. tapetis includes the following:
- the msbA gene encoding lipid A ABC transporter ATP-binding protein/permease MsbA has translation MSHEQDQSTKQTFKRLWPYISLFKAGIAVAVVTLVINALSDTYMLSLLKPLLDDGFGNADSNFLRQMPFIILALMLIRGTSGFVSAYCMSWVSNNVVMSLRQQIFNHFMKMPVAFFDKESTGSLLSRITYDTEQVASATSQALVNIVRETASIIGLIGLMVWSSWELSLVLLVVGPIVGISISKVSKRFRRISKDMQTEMGNLTTSSEQMLNGHKVVLSYGGQDVEKGRFESVSNRMRQQTMKMVVAQQLASPVIQMIGSMALVTVLFLASVDSIRADLTAGTFTVVFSAMLSMLRPLRGLTAVTSDFQRGMAACQTLFGLMDMPTEEDNGKVTKQKASGDIEVKNATFTYPTSETPALRDVSFTLPAGKTVALVGRSGSGKSTIANLFTRFYDLDDGQITLDGSDIRDYELKNLRTHFGLVSQHVHLFNDSVANNIAYAAEDKYNQEQIEHAAELAYAHDFILGLDQGYDTVIGENGANLSGGQRQRLAIARALLRDSPVLILDEATSALDTESERAIQSALDELQKNKTVLVIAHRLSTIENADEILVVDNGQIVERGHHSELLELGGAYAQLHKIQFSE, from the coding sequence ATGTCGCACGAACAAGATCAATCGACCAAACAGACTTTTAAGCGCCTTTGGCCTTATATTTCGCTTTTTAAAGCCGGTATTGCTGTCGCCGTTGTTACTCTGGTTATCAACGCATTAAGTGACACTTACATGCTTTCTCTTCTTAAGCCACTTTTAGACGATGGCTTTGGCAACGCAGATTCCAATTTTTTACGTCAAATGCCCTTTATTATCTTGGCGCTGATGTTGATTCGTGGCACTAGTGGGTTTGTCTCTGCATACTGCATGAGCTGGGTGTCGAATAACGTCGTTATGTCTTTGCGTCAGCAAATATTTAATCATTTCATGAAAATGCCGGTGGCGTTCTTTGATAAAGAATCAACGGGTAGCCTATTATCCCGAATTACTTACGATACAGAGCAGGTGGCATCGGCGACTAGCCAAGCATTAGTCAATATTGTTCGTGAAACGGCAAGTATTATCGGTCTTATTGGGCTTATGGTCTGGAGCAGCTGGGAGTTGTCTCTGGTACTGCTGGTTGTTGGCCCTATCGTAGGGATATCAATTAGCAAGGTATCTAAGCGCTTTAGACGAATTTCAAAAGACATGCAAACAGAGATGGGTAACTTAACCACGTCTTCTGAACAAATGCTTAACGGCCACAAAGTGGTATTGAGCTACGGCGGTCAAGACGTAGAAAAAGGTCGTTTTGAATCCGTCAGTAATCGCATGCGTCAGCAAACGATGAAAATGGTAGTGGCTCAGCAATTGGCGAGCCCTGTGATCCAAATGATCGGTTCAATGGCGCTTGTGACGGTGTTGTTTCTAGCGAGCGTTGATTCTATTCGTGCAGACTTAACCGCGGGTACATTCACGGTTGTGTTCTCTGCCATGTTAAGCATGTTGCGTCCTCTTCGTGGATTAACGGCGGTGACGTCTGATTTCCAACGTGGTATGGCGGCTTGTCAAACGCTGTTTGGTTTAATGGATATGCCAACAGAAGAAGACAATGGCAAAGTGACGAAGCAAAAAGCGTCAGGTGACATTGAAGTGAAAAATGCGACATTCACTTACCCAACAAGTGAAACGCCTGCATTACGCGATGTAAGTTTTACATTGCCTGCGGGGAAAACGGTGGCGTTAGTGGGTCGTTCTGGTTCAGGAAAAAGTACCATTGCTAACCTGTTTACTCGTTTCTACGACTTAGATGACGGTCAAATCACGCTTGATGGTAGTGATATTCGTGATTATGAGCTGAAAAATCTACGAACTCATTTTGGCTTGGTATCTCAGCACGTTCATTTGTTTAATGACAGCGTAGCGAACAATATTGCTTATGCGGCTGAAGACAAATACAACCAAGAGCAAATCGAGCACGCGGCTGAATTGGCTTATGCTCATGACTTTATTTTGGGGCTGGATCAGGGCTATGACACGGTGATCGGTGAAAATGGTGCCAACCTTTCTGGTGGCCAACGTCAGCGTTTAGCCATTGCTCGTGCACTACTGCGTGACTCTCCGGTACTTATTTTGGATGAAGCAACGTCTGCACTGGATACAGAGTCTGAGCGTGCCATTCAATCGGCATTAGATGAACTGCAAAAGAACAAGACGGTATTGGTTATTGCTCACCGACTGTCTACCATCGAAAACGCAGATGAAATACTCGTGGTCGACAATGGTCAAATTGTGGAACGTGGTCATCATTCAGAGCTTTTAGAGTTGGGTGGGGCATACGCGCAGCTACATAAAATTCAATTTAGCGAGTAA
- a CDS encoding DNA internalization-related competence protein ComEC/Rec2, which produces MMAHFSCWTMVSFIALVCSSALWTTMPHPSWLIPLGILIPITLLTPFLGFLRGILFAVFVVLSHASLYQQQIDVLFDGSQDTTITGQIDSFFKPLTHGYQSSFVVNQLNNRPLPIYYKPRLQILWPNGEILSNQGELPQLGERWRLDVTLKPVLGRLNIAGFDKEKHYLTQGWHANAVVKSAQRVDNRASLRAKLHAQLIRQSEDLDSHAYLLALTFGDRRGLSSDDWEHLKNSGLVHLMAISGLHIGLAFAVGYWLGIAVNMLLMLPIYPNLKYRRFGLHFLPWLPWCIGVAFAFGYAWLAGFSLPTQRALFMCSILVFFHSVGLYFNAWKVILICLSSLLILDPFAVMSSGFWMSFCAVAVIYLFIGIHKFRGGWRGRIKQLFCFQFWILVGMLPISIYLFQGFSGLAPFYNLLFVPMVGVLVMPLIAVGLFCMPYFPLVAQMIWTGVDIALWPIVHSMTYASDAWLNIGSQWTALSVLPLLLVSCYLIFNRMQLMVVCAVFMLTLWPYRSREGWYLHVLDVGHGLAVLIERQGEAVLYDTGLAWPGGSYVQSVVQPVLKTLAIHELDGLILSHLDNDHAGGRDYAVKALNPKWKRASQHLPGYSSCVKGDQWHWNGLQFTVHWPPKMVKRAYNPHSCVITVDDGHTQVLLTGDIDAISEMILARNKALMRAEIMLVPHHGSATSSKGLFVNQVKPKLALASLALDNQWGMPAVQVLDQYSLVASKWMDTGTHGQITVHFKNDVYQVSSARKHLSPRWYRQTVRNRVE; this is translated from the coding sequence ATGATGGCTCACTTTTCTTGCTGGACAATGGTTTCTTTTATCGCATTGGTTTGTTCATCGGCCCTTTGGACAACCATGCCGCACCCCTCGTGGTTAATTCCGTTAGGTATTCTCATACCCATTACGCTATTAACGCCGTTTCTTGGCTTTCTTCGAGGGATACTCTTTGCTGTCTTCGTGGTGCTTTCACACGCATCGTTATACCAGCAACAGATTGATGTCTTATTTGACGGCAGTCAGGATACTACCATAACAGGCCAAATTGATAGTTTTTTTAAGCCATTAACTCATGGCTATCAGTCTTCTTTTGTTGTGAATCAATTAAATAACCGTCCTCTGCCTATTTATTATAAGCCGAGGTTACAAATCTTGTGGCCAAATGGCGAAATATTGTCCAATCAGGGCGAATTACCGCAACTTGGTGAGCGTTGGCGACTTGATGTGACACTAAAGCCGGTATTGGGGCGCCTTAATATAGCGGGTTTCGATAAAGAAAAGCACTACCTGACTCAAGGTTGGCATGCTAACGCTGTCGTAAAAAGTGCGCAAAGAGTCGATAACCGCGCGTCATTGAGAGCCAAGCTTCATGCGCAGCTTATTCGTCAAAGTGAAGACCTTGATTCTCATGCTTATCTTTTAGCCCTTACTTTTGGTGACCGACGGGGTTTAAGCTCTGACGACTGGGAGCATCTTAAAAACAGTGGGCTGGTTCATCTCATGGCTATTTCTGGTTTGCACATCGGCCTTGCCTTTGCGGTGGGGTATTGGCTCGGGATTGCTGTCAATATGCTACTGATGCTGCCCATTTATCCTAATCTGAAATACCGTCGGTTCGGTTTACATTTCTTGCCTTGGTTGCCTTGGTGTATTGGCGTCGCGTTCGCGTTTGGCTATGCTTGGTTAGCGGGGTTTAGTTTACCGACTCAACGCGCATTATTCATGTGCTCGATACTGGTCTTTTTTCATTCAGTGGGGCTGTATTTTAATGCTTGGAAAGTCATCTTAATTTGTTTAAGCAGTTTACTGATTCTGGATCCTTTCGCTGTGATGTCATCAGGATTTTGGATGTCATTTTGTGCCGTAGCCGTTATTTATTTGTTCATTGGTATACATAAATTTCGAGGGGGCTGGAGAGGACGAATAAAGCAATTGTTCTGCTTTCAGTTTTGGATCTTGGTGGGCATGCTACCCATCAGTATTTACCTGTTTCAAGGCTTTAGCGGGTTGGCTCCGTTTTACAACTTATTGTTTGTGCCAATGGTGGGAGTTTTGGTCATGCCGCTCATCGCGGTGGGGTTATTTTGCATGCCTTACTTTCCCTTGGTGGCCCAAATGATTTGGACGGGGGTGGACATCGCGTTATGGCCGATTGTTCACTCGATGACGTACGCTAGCGATGCTTGGTTAAACATTGGTAGTCAATGGACGGCTTTGAGTGTGCTGCCATTGCTATTGGTTTCTTGTTACTTGATTTTCAATCGCATGCAGTTGATGGTTGTTTGCGCCGTTTTTATGCTGACTCTTTGGCCTTATCGATCCCGAGAGGGTTGGTACCTCCACGTGTTAGATGTGGGGCACGGATTAGCGGTGTTGATTGAAAGGCAAGGTGAAGCCGTACTTTATGATACGGGGCTTGCCTGGCCTGGTGGCAGCTATGTCCAAAGTGTTGTACAGCCAGTATTGAAAACGTTAGCAATACACGAATTAGATGGGTTGATATTAAGTCACTTAGATAACGACCATGCGGGAGGAAGAGACTATGCAGTTAAAGCGCTTAACCCTAAATGGAAGCGAGCCAGTCAGCATTTACCTGGCTACTCTAGTTGCGTGAAGGGGGATCAATGGCACTGGAATGGATTGCAGTTTACCGTCCATTGGCCTCCTAAAATGGTAAAGAGAGCTTACAACCCGCATTCGTGTGTGATTACCGTGGATGACGGCCACACGCAAGTGTTGTTAACAGGGGATATTGATGCCATCAGCGAGATGATCTTGGCAAGAAATAAGGCGCTAATGCGAGCGGAGATCATGTTAGTGCCTCATCACGGAAGTGCGACCTCTTCCAAGGGGCTTTTTGTTAATCAGGTGAAACCAAAACTCGCATTGGCTTCTTTGGCTCTCGATAATCAGTGGGGGATGCCCGCAGTGCAAGTTTTGGATCAATATAGCTTAGTGGCGTCGAAGTGGATGGATACCGGCACGCACGGGCAGATAACCGTTCACTTTAAAAACGATGTATATCAAGTATCTAGTGCGAGAAAACACCTTTCACCAAGGTGGTATAGGCAGACAGTGCGTAACAGAGTAGAATAA
- a CDS encoding DUF2062 domain-containing protein: MPKKLIQRFMPDHELIKRQKALKIFGNVLYNPNLWCLNRRSAAGAFAVGLFMAFVPLPSQMIMAAGAAILCGVNLPLSVALVWISNPITMPIMFYFAYKVGAVAMSVPPQAFHFELSWDFIMSQMSTIGPPFILGCAICGIVSAMIGYFGIKGLWRYSVVRSWQKRSIRFKLR, encoded by the coding sequence ATGCCGAAGAAATTAATTCAACGTTTTATGCCTGATCACGAATTGATAAAACGTCAGAAGGCTTTAAAAATATTTGGCAACGTTCTGTATAATCCGAACCTTTGGTGTTTAAACCGCCGTTCGGCTGCAGGTGCATTTGCCGTGGGTCTATTTATGGCCTTCGTTCCATTACCAAGCCAAATGATCATGGCTGCAGGCGCAGCTATTCTTTGTGGAGTAAATCTGCCGCTGTCGGTCGCCTTGGTATGGATCAGCAACCCGATAACCATGCCAATCATGTTTTATTTTGCTTACAAAGTAGGCGCCGTTGCTATGTCTGTGCCACCTCAAGCTTTTCATTTTGAACTGTCTTGGGATTTCATCATGAGTCAGATGTCGACCATTGGACCTCCGTTCATTCTTGGCTGCGCCATTTGCGGCATTGTTTCAGCCATGATCGGTTATTTTGGTATCAAAGGACTTTGGCGCTATTCAGTTGTTAGAAGCTGGCAAAAACGTAGTATTAGGTTCAAGCTGCGCTAA
- the lolE gene encoding lipoprotein-releasing ABC transporter permease subunit LolE, translating into MHKWLSLFIGGRFSRAKKRNKMVSFISLSSTVGIAVGVAVIIIGLSAMNGFERELQQRVLSVVAHGEFEGVKEPVTQWQDIISIAESNERVEAAAPYVRMTGLIEKGAKLKALEVRGVDPKAESRVSDLSRYMTENAWENFEPGSKQVILGKGIAQNIGAEVGDYVTLLLPPASDDLKVRSPKRVRLKVTGFLSLGGQIDHGLALLPIEDAQAYTGLGNTVTGVSVKTTDVLQADSIIREVGSQLPVYVYLKSWKQKYGFLYRDIQLVRTIMYLVMVLVIGVACFNIVSTLMMAVKDRAGDIAILKTMGATNGLIRRIFIWQGVFSGVTGSITGSLVGLAVAYNLTPLLKGLEGLIGHQFLSGDIYFVEFLPSQVNMMDVVMVSGTAIVLSLLATLYPASRASSMNPAAVLSSK; encoded by the coding sequence ATGCATAAATGGTTATCTCTTTTCATTGGTGGCCGATTTAGCCGAGCCAAAAAACGCAACAAGATGGTGTCGTTTATTTCCTTGTCTTCAACAGTAGGAATTGCTGTCGGCGTTGCCGTGATTATTATTGGCTTGTCTGCAATGAACGGCTTTGAACGTGAATTGCAACAGCGAGTACTTTCTGTCGTTGCCCATGGTGAGTTTGAAGGCGTTAAAGAGCCTGTAACGCAATGGCAAGATATTATCTCTATCGCTGAAAGCAACGAGCGTGTAGAGGCAGCAGCCCCTTATGTTCGTATGACAGGCTTGATAGAAAAAGGCGCGAAGCTTAAAGCGTTGGAAGTGCGTGGAGTCGACCCGAAAGCGGAGTCTCGTGTGTCTGACCTTTCTCGTTATATGACCGAGAATGCGTGGGAAAACTTTGAGCCTGGTAGTAAACAAGTCATTTTAGGTAAAGGCATTGCGCAAAACATCGGCGCTGAGGTCGGTGACTATGTCACGTTGTTGTTGCCGCCTGCCAGTGACGATTTGAAAGTACGCTCACCGAAAAGAGTGCGCCTAAAAGTCACAGGGTTCTTATCTTTGGGCGGCCAAATAGATCACGGCCTAGCGTTGCTTCCAATAGAAGATGCGCAAGCTTATACCGGTTTAGGCAACACAGTAACGGGGGTATCCGTTAAAACTACTGACGTATTGCAAGCCGACTCGATCATTCGTGAAGTTGGCAGTCAGTTACCGGTTTATGTGTACCTGAAAAGCTGGAAGCAAAAATACGGTTTCTTGTATCGAGATATTCAGCTTGTACGTACCATTATGTATTTAGTGATGGTGCTCGTGATAGGCGTGGCCTGTTTTAATATCGTGTCGACGTTAATGATGGCAGTAAAAGATAGAGCGGGTGACATTGCCATCTTAAAGACGATGGGGGCGACAAACGGATTGATCAGGCGCATATTTATTTGGCAGGGTGTATTTTCTGGGGTGACTGGCAGCATTACTGGTAGCCTAGTTGGTCTTGCTGTTGCTTATAATCTCACTCCTTTGCTTAAAGGTTTAGAGGGACTGATTGGGCATCAGTTTTTATCTGGTGATATCTATTTTGTCGAGTTCTTGCCATCGCAAGTCAACATGATGGATGTGGTGATGGTGTCGGGTACAGCGATTGTCCTGAGCCTACTTGCAACGCTATACCCAGCAAGCCGAGCGAGCAGTATGAACCCAGCAGCGGTGCTCAGCTCGAAATAG
- the lolD gene encoding lipoprotein-releasing ABC transporter ATP-binding protein LolD, with protein MSDLLHCQSVCKTYQEGGMDTEVLKGVSFSLKQGELASIIGSSGSGKSTLLHILGALDDASSGHVTFRGEQLDKQTSNKQAKIRNQYLGFVYQFHHLLADFTALENVAMPLMIGGVNVVEAKKRANELLEKVGLGHRVEHRPSELSGGERQRVAIARALVNKPALVLADEPTGNLDHATALSIYDLMRELNQESGTAFLVVTHDSELAGKMDRQLSMKDGLLTDDSATNKKAAADA; from the coding sequence ATGAGTGATCTTTTACATTGCCAATCTGTTTGCAAAACTTACCAAGAAGGTGGGATGGATACAGAGGTGTTAAAAGGGGTGAGTTTCTCACTTAAACAAGGAGAGTTGGCATCGATTATTGGCTCGTCTGGTTCGGGTAAAAGTACGTTACTGCATATTCTTGGTGCGTTAGACGACGCAAGTTCTGGTCACGTGACCTTCCGGGGTGAGCAGCTTGATAAGCAAACCAGCAACAAGCAAGCAAAAATTCGTAATCAGTATCTTGGTTTTGTCTATCAATTCCATCATCTTCTTGCGGATTTTACCGCGCTTGAAAACGTCGCGATGCCCTTGATGATTGGCGGAGTCAACGTCGTTGAAGCGAAAAAGCGCGCGAACGAATTACTTGAAAAGGTTGGATTAGGCCACCGAGTTGAACACCGTCCTTCAGAGCTTTCTGGTGGAGAGCGTCAGCGTGTTGCTATTGCACGAGCATTGGTTAATAAACCCGCTTTAGTATTGGCCGATGAACCGACCGGAAACTTAGATCACGCAACCGCTTTATCTATTTATGATCTGATGCGAGAGTTGAATCAAGAATCAGGCACTGCTTTTTTGGTCGTCACGCATGATAGCGAACTCGCGGGTAAAATGGATCGCCAATTGTCTATGAAGGATGGGCTATTAACCGACGATAGTGCAACGAATAAAAAGGCAGCAGCCGATGCATAA
- the lolC gene encoding lipoprotein-releasing ABC transporter permease subunit LolC, translating into MFHPISAYIGLRYLRGRSGDRFSRFVSYMSTAGITIGVMSLITVLSVMNGFEAQLKGRILGVLPQAVVSTQDGKTERSELPPEFLTSMPHVQSVHPIVRSEAVIQSPAQLSAGLLIGIDPSENDPIQYHLIGGQLASLQAGDYRVFLGHALSRQLNVRVGDKVRLMVTGASQFTPLGRVPRQRNFTVAGLFNTGSDIDAQLMVANIEDVGRLMKYSRDTITGWRLFFEDPFVVSTLAKQPLPDDWHWSDWREQRGELFQAVKMEKNMMGLMLGLIVGVAAFNIISALIMVVMEKQAEVAILKTQGMTNHQVLMVFMVQGASSGIIGSLVGGALGVTLSLYLNDLLKILGVSLFSVGTELPVLIIPMQIITVIVLAIVLSIVATLFPSYRASSVKPAEALRYE; encoded by the coding sequence ATGTTCCATCCAATTTCGGCCTACATCGGTTTGCGTTATTTACGTGGCCGATCAGGTGACCGATTTAGCCGCTTTGTCTCCTATATGTCTACGGCGGGCATCACTATTGGCGTTATGTCTTTGATTACGGTGCTTTCTGTAATGAATGGGTTTGAAGCGCAGTTAAAGGGCCGCATTCTTGGGGTGCTTCCTCAGGCCGTTGTTTCCACCCAAGATGGGAAAACAGAGCGTTCTGAACTGCCCCCCGAGTTTCTCACCAGCATGCCACACGTGCAATCTGTGCATCCCATTGTTCGAAGTGAAGCGGTTATCCAAAGCCCGGCACAATTATCGGCAGGTCTACTTATCGGTATTGATCCTAGCGAAAATGATCCGATTCAATATCATTTGATTGGCGGCCAATTGGCCTCTTTGCAGGCGGGGGATTACCGAGTGTTCTTAGGTCATGCGTTGTCCAGGCAATTAAATGTACGTGTGGGTGACAAAGTGCGGTTAATGGTTACCGGAGCTAGCCAGTTTACTCCGCTTGGTCGTGTACCAAGGCAACGAAACTTTACTGTGGCTGGTTTGTTTAATACCGGTTCAGATATTGACGCCCAATTAATGGTGGCAAACATTGAGGACGTTGGTCGCTTAATGAAATATTCAAGAGACACCATTACAGGATGGCGTTTGTTTTTTGAAGATCCGTTTGTGGTCTCGACTTTAGCCAAACAGCCTTTACCAGACGACTGGCACTGGAGTGACTGGCGAGAACAAAGGGGAGAGTTATTTCAAGCCGTTAAAATGGAAAAAAACATGATGGGCTTAATGCTTGGTTTGATCGTCGGTGTCGCGGCGTTTAACATCATTTCGGCCCTTATTATGGTGGTGATGGAAAAACAAGCAGAAGTAGCGATTTTGAAAACGCAAGGTATGACGAATCATCAGGTCTTGATGGTGTTTATGGTTCAAGGTGCTAGCAGCGGTATCATCGGTTCTCTAGTTGGAGGAGCGCTTGGGGTAACCTTGTCTTTATATTTAAATGATCTCCTAAAAATACTGGGAGTCAGTTTGTTCTCTGTTGGTACTGAGTTGCCTGTTCTCATTATTCCAATGCAAATTATTACTGTTATTGTACTGGCGATAGTGCTCAGTATTGTTGCAACGCTTTTCCCTTCTTACCGCGCATCGTCGGTAAAACCTGCCGAGGCCCTACGTTATGAGTGA
- a CDS encoding PilZ domain-containing protein, with translation MDPQEFFSVQHGLTANVEPLVDGYTLPEMDDFVAEIPTPFMVASEFSTLDTLTDRAINELKNSDLTYVVQLLDAQNSKLNLLLTFMLSQQNESKFAHTTVSFGASQFSYLANRPLKRGQLVRVKLFLERPAAAIYCYGQVSNSEPSDQHSIMTISFVRLRDEDQDLLIKAALFQQQKLLRQRSRDRDENK, from the coding sequence ATGGACCCACAAGAATTCTTTTCCGTTCAACACGGATTAACCGCCAATGTCGAACCCTTGGTCGACGGCTATACTTTGCCTGAAATGGATGATTTCGTCGCTGAAATCCCAACGCCTTTTATGGTGGCTTCAGAGTTCAGTACACTCGATACCTTAACGGATAGAGCCATCAATGAACTAAAAAACAGCGACCTGACTTACGTGGTACAACTGCTTGATGCACAGAACAGCAAACTAAATCTGTTACTTACTTTTATGCTGTCGCAACAAAATGAATCTAAATTCGCCCACACAACGGTTAGCTTTGGCGCAAGTCAGTTTAGCTACCTGGCTAATCGCCCTTTGAAGCGTGGGCAACTTGTGCGCGTAAAACTGTTTCTAGAGCGCCCAGCCGCTGCTATCTATTGCTACGGTCAAGTCAGTAACAGTGAACCATCGGATCAACACAGTATAATGACTATTTCATTTGTGCGCCTACGTGATGAAGACCAAGATCTCCTCATCAAAGCCGCGCTCTTCCAACAACAAAAACTTTTGCGTCAGCGTTCCCGCGATCGTGACGAGAATAAATAA